The Bacteroidales bacterium DNA segment TTGATCTGATGATCCCGGATAAAAGTGGATTTGAAATATTGAAGGCGCTTAAGGCGAAGCATATCAACATACCTGTGGTGGTCATAACTGCAGTGGAATCCAGGGATGTTCGGGAGAAAATTCTAGATTGGGGGGTTGCGGAGTACCATACCAAACCGATCGATTCAGACAAATTGATAGAGAGCATTCAAAAGGCAACAGCGGC contains these protein-coding regions:
- a CDS encoding response regulator, which codes for MKVLNIDDSTVNNMLMENLLAAHGFESLSVIEGEKAEEYIEDYQPDVILLDLMIPDKSGFEILKALKAKHINIPVVVITAVESRDVREKILDWGVAEYHTKPIDSDKLIESIQKATAAC